One window of the Piliocolobus tephrosceles isolate RC106 chromosome 17, ASM277652v3, whole genome shotgun sequence genome contains the following:
- the NAE1 gene encoding NEDD8-activating enzyme E1 regulatory subunit isoform X3 has protein sequence MAQPGKLLKEQKYDRQLSFFLQRSSIGKNRAEAAMEFLQELNSDVSGSFVEESPENLLDNDPSFFCRFTVVVATQLPESTLLRLADVLWNSQIPLLICRTYGLVGYMRIIIKEHPVIESHPDNALEDLRLDKPFPELREHFQSYDLDHMEKKDHSHTPWIVIIAKYLAQWYSETNGRIPKTYKEKEDFRDLIRQGILKNENGAPEDEENFEEAIKNVNTALNTTQIPSSIEDIFNDDRCINITKQTPSFWILARALKEFVAKEGQGNLPVRGTIPDMIADSGKYIKLQNVYREKAKKDAAAVGNHVAKLLQSIGQAPESISEKELKLLCSNSAFLRVVRCRSLAEEYGLDTINKDEIISSMDNPDNEIVLYLMLRAVDRFHKQHGRYPGVSNYQVEEDTGKLKSCLTGFLQEYGLSVMVKDDYVHEFCRYGAAEPHTIAAFLGGVAAQEVIKIITKQFVIFNNTYIYSGMSQTSATFQL, from the exons TTTCTTCCTTCAAAGAAGCAGTATCGGCAAG aaccgAGCTGAAGCTGCAATGGAATTCTTACAAGAATTAAATAGCGATGTCTCTGGAAGTTTTGTGGAagag AGTCCAGAAAACCTTCTAGACAACGATCCTTCATTTTTCTGTAGGTTTACTGTTGTGGTTGCAACTCAGCTTCCTGAAAG cactTTACTACGCTTAGCAGATGTCCTTTGGAATTCCCAGATTCCTCTTTTGATCTGTAGGACATATGGACTAGTTGGTTATATGAGGATCATTATAAAAGAACATCCAG TAATAGAATCTCATCCAGATAATGCATTAGAGGATCTACGACTAGATAAGCCATTTCCTGAACTGAGAGAACATTTTCAGTCCTATGATTTGGATCATATGGAAAAAAAG GACCACAGCCATACTCCATGGATTGTGATCATAGCTAAATATTTAGCACAGTGGTATAGTGAA ACAAATGGACGAATAcctaaaacatataaagaaaaagaagacttcaGAGATTTGATTAGACAAG GAATTCTAAAGAATGAAAATGGGGCTCCAGAAGATGAAGAGAATTTTGAAGAAGCTATTAAAAATGTGAACACAGCACTAAATACAACTCAG ATCCCAAGCAGTATTGAAGATATATTTAATGATGATCGCTGCATAAATATCACCAAAcag aCTCCATCATTTTGGATTTTAGCTCGTGCCTTAAAGGAATTTGTGGCCAAAGAGGGTCAAGGAAATTTACCTGTTCGAGGCACAATCCCTGATATGATTGCAGATTCAGGCAAATATATAAAACTGCAAAACGT ttaccgtgaaaaagcaaagaaagatgcTGCCGCTGTGGGTAATCATGTTGCCAAATTGCTGCAGTCCATTGGCCAG GCACCAGAGTCCATTTcagagaaagaattaaaattactCT GCAGCAATTCTGCATTTCTTCGAGTGGTAAGATGTCGATCCTTAGCTGAAGAATATGGTTTGGATACAATTAACAAGGATGAAATTA tttctaGCATGGACAATCCAGATAATGAAATAGTGTTGTACTTAATGTTACGGGCTGTTGATAGATTTCATAAACAACATGGTAGATACCCAG GGGTATCTAACTATCAAGTTGAAGAAGATACAGGAAAGTTGAAGTCTTGTCTCACTGGCTTCCTTCAGGAATATGGTTTATCTGTAATGGTGAAAGATGATTATGTCCATGAATT TTGCCGATATGGAGCTGCTGAACCACATACCATTGCTGCGTTCTTGGGGG gAGTTGCTGCTCAAGAGGTCATCAAAATAATCACCAaacaatttgtaatttttaataatacttaCATTTACAGTGGCATGTCACAAACTTCAGCAACTTTCCAATTGTAG
- the NAE1 gene encoding NEDD8-activating enzyme E1 regulatory subunit isoform X1, producing the protein MAQPGKLLKEQKYDRQLRLWGDHGQEALESAHVCLINATATGTEILKNLVLPGIGSFTIIDGNQVSGEDAGNNFFLQRSSIGKNRAEAAMEFLQELNSDVSGSFVEESPENLLDNDPSFFCRFTVVVATQLPESTLLRLADVLWNSQIPLLICRTYGLVGYMRIIIKEHPVIESHPDNALEDLRLDKPFPELREHFQSYDLDHMEKKDHSHTPWIVIIAKYLAQWYSETNGRIPKTYKEKEDFRDLIRQGILKNENGAPEDEENFEEAIKNVNTALNTTQIPSSIEDIFNDDRCINITKQTPSFWILARALKEFVAKEGQGNLPVRGTIPDMIADSGKYIKLQNVYREKAKKDAAAVGNHVAKLLQSIGQAPESISEKELKLLCSNSAFLRVVRCRSLAEEYGLDTINKDEIISSMDNPDNEIVLYLMLRAVDRFHKQHGRYPGVSNYQVEEDTGKLKSCLTGFLQEYGLSVMVKDDYVHEFCRYGAAEPHTIAAFLGGVAAQEVIKIITKQFVIFNNTYIYSGMSQTSATFQL; encoded by the exons GTTGTGGGGTGATCATGGGCAAGAGGCTTTAGAATCTGCTCATGTTTGCCTAATAAATGCAACGGCCACAGGAACTGAAATTCTTAAAAACTTGGTACTACCAG GTATTGGTTCGTTTACAATTATTGATGGAAATCAGGTCAGCGGAGAAGATGCTGGAAACAA TTTCTTCCTTCAAAGAAGCAGTATCGGCAAG aaccgAGCTGAAGCTGCAATGGAATTCTTACAAGAATTAAATAGCGATGTCTCTGGAAGTTTTGTGGAagag AGTCCAGAAAACCTTCTAGACAACGATCCTTCATTTTTCTGTAGGTTTACTGTTGTGGTTGCAACTCAGCTTCCTGAAAG cactTTACTACGCTTAGCAGATGTCCTTTGGAATTCCCAGATTCCTCTTTTGATCTGTAGGACATATGGACTAGTTGGTTATATGAGGATCATTATAAAAGAACATCCAG TAATAGAATCTCATCCAGATAATGCATTAGAGGATCTACGACTAGATAAGCCATTTCCTGAACTGAGAGAACATTTTCAGTCCTATGATTTGGATCATATGGAAAAAAAG GACCACAGCCATACTCCATGGATTGTGATCATAGCTAAATATTTAGCACAGTGGTATAGTGAA ACAAATGGACGAATAcctaaaacatataaagaaaaagaagacttcaGAGATTTGATTAGACAAG GAATTCTAAAGAATGAAAATGGGGCTCCAGAAGATGAAGAGAATTTTGAAGAAGCTATTAAAAATGTGAACACAGCACTAAATACAACTCAG ATCCCAAGCAGTATTGAAGATATATTTAATGATGATCGCTGCATAAATATCACCAAAcag aCTCCATCATTTTGGATTTTAGCTCGTGCCTTAAAGGAATTTGTGGCCAAAGAGGGTCAAGGAAATTTACCTGTTCGAGGCACAATCCCTGATATGATTGCAGATTCAGGCAAATATATAAAACTGCAAAACGT ttaccgtgaaaaagcaaagaaagatgcTGCCGCTGTGGGTAATCATGTTGCCAAATTGCTGCAGTCCATTGGCCAG GCACCAGAGTCCATTTcagagaaagaattaaaattactCT GCAGCAATTCTGCATTTCTTCGAGTGGTAAGATGTCGATCCTTAGCTGAAGAATATGGTTTGGATACAATTAACAAGGATGAAATTA tttctaGCATGGACAATCCAGATAATGAAATAGTGTTGTACTTAATGTTACGGGCTGTTGATAGATTTCATAAACAACATGGTAGATACCCAG GGGTATCTAACTATCAAGTTGAAGAAGATACAGGAAAGTTGAAGTCTTGTCTCACTGGCTTCCTTCAGGAATATGGTTTATCTGTAATGGTGAAAGATGATTATGTCCATGAATT TTGCCGATATGGAGCTGCTGAACCACATACCATTGCTGCGTTCTTGGGGG gAGTTGCTGCTCAAGAGGTCATCAAAATAATCACCAaacaatttgtaatttttaataatacttaCATTTACAGTGGCATGTCACAAACTTCAGCAACTTTCCAATTGTAG
- the NAE1 gene encoding NEDD8-activating enzyme E1 regulatory subunit isoform X2, with protein sequence MAQPGKLLKEQKYDRQLRLWGDHGQEALESAHVCLINATATGTEILKNLVLPGIGSFTIIDGNQVSGEDAGNNFFLQRSSIGKSPENLLDNDPSFFCRFTVVVATQLPESTLLRLADVLWNSQIPLLICRTYGLVGYMRIIIKEHPVIESHPDNALEDLRLDKPFPELREHFQSYDLDHMEKKDHSHTPWIVIIAKYLAQWYSETNGRIPKTYKEKEDFRDLIRQGILKNENGAPEDEENFEEAIKNVNTALNTTQIPSSIEDIFNDDRCINITKQTPSFWILARALKEFVAKEGQGNLPVRGTIPDMIADSGKYIKLQNVYREKAKKDAAAVGNHVAKLLQSIGQAPESISEKELKLLCSNSAFLRVVRCRSLAEEYGLDTINKDEIISSMDNPDNEIVLYLMLRAVDRFHKQHGRYPGVSNYQVEEDTGKLKSCLTGFLQEYGLSVMVKDDYVHEFCRYGAAEPHTIAAFLGGVAAQEVIKIITKQFVIFNNTYIYSGMSQTSATFQL encoded by the exons GTTGTGGGGTGATCATGGGCAAGAGGCTTTAGAATCTGCTCATGTTTGCCTAATAAATGCAACGGCCACAGGAACTGAAATTCTTAAAAACTTGGTACTACCAG GTATTGGTTCGTTTACAATTATTGATGGAAATCAGGTCAGCGGAGAAGATGCTGGAAACAA TTTCTTCCTTCAAAGAAGCAGTATCGGCAAG AGTCCAGAAAACCTTCTAGACAACGATCCTTCATTTTTCTGTAGGTTTACTGTTGTGGTTGCAACTCAGCTTCCTGAAAG cactTTACTACGCTTAGCAGATGTCCTTTGGAATTCCCAGATTCCTCTTTTGATCTGTAGGACATATGGACTAGTTGGTTATATGAGGATCATTATAAAAGAACATCCAG TAATAGAATCTCATCCAGATAATGCATTAGAGGATCTACGACTAGATAAGCCATTTCCTGAACTGAGAGAACATTTTCAGTCCTATGATTTGGATCATATGGAAAAAAAG GACCACAGCCATACTCCATGGATTGTGATCATAGCTAAATATTTAGCACAGTGGTATAGTGAA ACAAATGGACGAATAcctaaaacatataaagaaaaagaagacttcaGAGATTTGATTAGACAAG GAATTCTAAAGAATGAAAATGGGGCTCCAGAAGATGAAGAGAATTTTGAAGAAGCTATTAAAAATGTGAACACAGCACTAAATACAACTCAG ATCCCAAGCAGTATTGAAGATATATTTAATGATGATCGCTGCATAAATATCACCAAAcag aCTCCATCATTTTGGATTTTAGCTCGTGCCTTAAAGGAATTTGTGGCCAAAGAGGGTCAAGGAAATTTACCTGTTCGAGGCACAATCCCTGATATGATTGCAGATTCAGGCAAATATATAAAACTGCAAAACGT ttaccgtgaaaaagcaaagaaagatgcTGCCGCTGTGGGTAATCATGTTGCCAAATTGCTGCAGTCCATTGGCCAG GCACCAGAGTCCATTTcagagaaagaattaaaattactCT GCAGCAATTCTGCATTTCTTCGAGTGGTAAGATGTCGATCCTTAGCTGAAGAATATGGTTTGGATACAATTAACAAGGATGAAATTA tttctaGCATGGACAATCCAGATAATGAAATAGTGTTGTACTTAATGTTACGGGCTGTTGATAGATTTCATAAACAACATGGTAGATACCCAG GGGTATCTAACTATCAAGTTGAAGAAGATACAGGAAAGTTGAAGTCTTGTCTCACTGGCTTCCTTCAGGAATATGGTTTATCTGTAATGGTGAAAGATGATTATGTCCATGAATT TTGCCGATATGGAGCTGCTGAACCACATACCATTGCTGCGTTCTTGGGGG gAGTTGCTGCTCAAGAGGTCATCAAAATAATCACCAaacaatttgtaatttttaataatacttaCATTTACAGTGGCATGTCACAAACTTCAGCAACTTTCCAATTGTAG
- the NAE1 gene encoding NEDD8-activating enzyme E1 regulatory subunit isoform X4, whose amino-acid sequence MAQPGKLLKEQKYDRQLSFFLQRSSIGKSPENLLDNDPSFFCRFTVVVATQLPESTLLRLADVLWNSQIPLLICRTYGLVGYMRIIIKEHPVIESHPDNALEDLRLDKPFPELREHFQSYDLDHMEKKDHSHTPWIVIIAKYLAQWYSETNGRIPKTYKEKEDFRDLIRQGILKNENGAPEDEENFEEAIKNVNTALNTTQIPSSIEDIFNDDRCINITKQTPSFWILARALKEFVAKEGQGNLPVRGTIPDMIADSGKYIKLQNVYREKAKKDAAAVGNHVAKLLQSIGQAPESISEKELKLLCSNSAFLRVVRCRSLAEEYGLDTINKDEIISSMDNPDNEIVLYLMLRAVDRFHKQHGRYPGVSNYQVEEDTGKLKSCLTGFLQEYGLSVMVKDDYVHEFCRYGAAEPHTIAAFLGGVAAQEVIKIITKQFVIFNNTYIYSGMSQTSATFQL is encoded by the exons TTTCTTCCTTCAAAGAAGCAGTATCGGCAAG AGTCCAGAAAACCTTCTAGACAACGATCCTTCATTTTTCTGTAGGTTTACTGTTGTGGTTGCAACTCAGCTTCCTGAAAG cactTTACTACGCTTAGCAGATGTCCTTTGGAATTCCCAGATTCCTCTTTTGATCTGTAGGACATATGGACTAGTTGGTTATATGAGGATCATTATAAAAGAACATCCAG TAATAGAATCTCATCCAGATAATGCATTAGAGGATCTACGACTAGATAAGCCATTTCCTGAACTGAGAGAACATTTTCAGTCCTATGATTTGGATCATATGGAAAAAAAG GACCACAGCCATACTCCATGGATTGTGATCATAGCTAAATATTTAGCACAGTGGTATAGTGAA ACAAATGGACGAATAcctaaaacatataaagaaaaagaagacttcaGAGATTTGATTAGACAAG GAATTCTAAAGAATGAAAATGGGGCTCCAGAAGATGAAGAGAATTTTGAAGAAGCTATTAAAAATGTGAACACAGCACTAAATACAACTCAG ATCCCAAGCAGTATTGAAGATATATTTAATGATGATCGCTGCATAAATATCACCAAAcag aCTCCATCATTTTGGATTTTAGCTCGTGCCTTAAAGGAATTTGTGGCCAAAGAGGGTCAAGGAAATTTACCTGTTCGAGGCACAATCCCTGATATGATTGCAGATTCAGGCAAATATATAAAACTGCAAAACGT ttaccgtgaaaaagcaaagaaagatgcTGCCGCTGTGGGTAATCATGTTGCCAAATTGCTGCAGTCCATTGGCCAG GCACCAGAGTCCATTTcagagaaagaattaaaattactCT GCAGCAATTCTGCATTTCTTCGAGTGGTAAGATGTCGATCCTTAGCTGAAGAATATGGTTTGGATACAATTAACAAGGATGAAATTA tttctaGCATGGACAATCCAGATAATGAAATAGTGTTGTACTTAATGTTACGGGCTGTTGATAGATTTCATAAACAACATGGTAGATACCCAG GGGTATCTAACTATCAAGTTGAAGAAGATACAGGAAAGTTGAAGTCTTGTCTCACTGGCTTCCTTCAGGAATATGGTTTATCTGTAATGGTGAAAGATGATTATGTCCATGAATT TTGCCGATATGGAGCTGCTGAACCACATACCATTGCTGCGTTCTTGGGGG gAGTTGCTGCTCAAGAGGTCATCAAAATAATCACCAaacaatttgtaatttttaataatacttaCATTTACAGTGGCATGTCACAAACTTCAGCAACTTTCCAATTGTAG